In Paenibacillus ihbetae, the following are encoded in one genomic region:
- the rpe gene encoding ribulose-phosphate 3-epimerase, which yields MYKLGPSLMCADLGNLESQISELDKAGVDFYHIDIMDGNFVPNFTLGPDFVRTVRKLTDKPLDIHLMVNKPENYIELFADCGADMISIHEEATAHLQSSLTKIKSLGIRAGVAINPATSLDFLKYVYNVTDYVVLMTVNPGFAGQKFIPAMYDKIAELHAFIQSTGMEIAIQVDGNIGAGTIPKCREAGASMYVLGTSAVFNDAGSIQDNVANTRKLFN from the coding sequence ATGTATAAATTAGGTCCATCATTAATGTGTGCGGATCTTGGAAACCTGGAGTCCCAGATTTCGGAGCTGGACAAGGCGGGCGTCGATTTTTACCATATCGATATTATGGACGGGAACTTTGTCCCGAACTTCACGCTCGGCCCCGACTTTGTCCGGACGGTCCGCAAATTAACGGATAAGCCGCTCGATATTCACTTGATGGTTAACAAACCGGAGAATTATATCGAGTTATTCGCCGATTGCGGAGCCGACATGATCTCCATTCATGAAGAAGCGACCGCACATCTGCAAAGCTCTTTAACCAAAATCAAAAGCTTGGGAATTCGGGCAGGGGTGGCAATAAATCCTGCAACCTCGCTCGATTTTCTTAAGTATGTCTATAACGTAACCGATTACGTAGTTCTGATGACCGTGAATCCCGGATTTGCAGGACAAAAGTTTATACCCGCGATGTATGACAAAATCGCTGAGCTTCATGCATTCATTCAAAGCACGGGCATGGAAATCGCAATTCAAGTCGATGGCAATATCGGCGCCGGAACGATTCCGAAATGCAGGGAGGCTGGCGCTTCCATGTATGTGCTCGGTACAAGTGCCGTATTCAATGATGCCGGCTCCATTCAGGATAATGTCGCAAATACACGCAAGCTTTTTAACTAA
- a CDS encoding SGNH/GDSL hydrolase family protein: protein MITSGKTVLFQGDSITDGNRGRDGDPNHIHGHGYVYLIAAELGFELAGSRPRFINRGVSGNRASDLYARWNEDAVHLQPDLISILVGVNDAGRIIEGAPEGASDRFERAYRHILEETKELLPGTGLVLCEPFVLKTGGTEQHWERWRQIIDEYGRVVWQLAHDYDALLVPLQKAFDDAAARTGADYWIWDGIHPTTAGHWLIAREWLNVVQNSPLAIG, encoded by the coding sequence ATGATAACATCAGGAAAAACCGTATTATTCCAGGGGGATTCCATCACGGATGGAAATCGGGGGCGCGATGGCGATCCTAATCATATTCATGGTCACGGTTACGTGTATCTTATTGCGGCTGAGCTGGGATTCGAACTAGCGGGTTCAAGGCCGCGGTTCATTAATCGTGGGGTTAGCGGCAATCGCGCATCGGATTTGTACGCGAGATGGAACGAGGATGCCGTACATCTTCAGCCAGACCTGATCAGCATATTGGTCGGCGTAAATGATGCAGGACGAATCATTGAAGGCGCTCCGGAAGGAGCCAGCGATCGATTCGAGAGGGCGTACCGGCATATTCTTGAAGAAACGAAGGAACTGCTTCCAGGAACGGGGCTCGTACTATGCGAGCCGTTTGTGCTGAAAACAGGAGGTACCGAGCAGCACTGGGAAAGATGGCGACAAATAATCGATGAATACGGCAGGGTGGTTTGGCAATTGGCGCATGATTATGATGCGCTGCTTGTTCCCTTGCAGAAAGCCTTCGACGATGCCGCAGCCCGAACAGGGGCAGATTATTGGATCTGGGACGGGATCCATCCGACGACAGCGGGCCATTGGTTGATTGCGCGTGAATGGCTGAACGTCGTTCAGAACAGCCCGCTCGCAATTGGCTAA
- a CDS encoding MerR family transcriptional regulator, whose product MLNPMLTIGQISNRTGETIRTLRYYDKIGLLTPSDYKEGGHRLYSVDDLVRLQQIQALKFIGFSLKDIGDLLQHPLIEHEQIKSSIQFKRKQLLAEQERIQEMIDQLNHMDAIISNEETVDIKSFCFIIHSILWEEEHVDEKNREQHSIFNFREPERLELDREYYGLITSIRHLVMSKTSPETEEALDCMRRLVFLHQATLIKIAKLQEEGPDQTETSNILDPFTDEEKAFIKEAMRKLAELK is encoded by the coding sequence ATGTTAAATCCAATGTTGACTATAGGACAAATATCCAACCGGACTGGAGAAACGATCAGAACGTTAAGATACTACGACAAGATAGGCTTGTTGACGCCGAGCGACTATAAGGAAGGAGGACACCGCCTGTACAGCGTGGATGACCTGGTCCGTCTCCAGCAGATTCAAGCACTGAAATTTATTGGTTTTTCGTTGAAGGACATCGGGGATTTACTCCAGCATCCTCTCATTGAACATGAGCAGATTAAGAGCTCAATCCAGTTCAAAAGGAAACAGCTCCTTGCGGAGCAAGAGAGAATACAAGAGATGATTGATCAATTAAATCATATGGATGCGATTATTTCGAACGAGGAAACAGTAGATATCAAATCCTTTTGTTTTATTATACATTCCATCCTCTGGGAAGAAGAGCATGTGGATGAAAAGAATCGGGAACAGCATTCTATCTTTAATTTTCGAGAACCGGAGCGTCTTGAGCTTGACCGAGAATACTACGGTTTAATTACCAGCATCAGACATTTGGTTATGTCAAAGACAAGCCCTGAAACGGAGGAGGCGCTGGATTGCATGAGAAGATTGGTGTTTCTTCATCAAGCAACTCTGATCAAGATCGCTAAACTACAGGAAGAAGGTCCCGATCAAACCGAAACCTCCAATATATTGGATCCGTTTACTGATGAGGAGAAAGCATTCATTAAAGAAGCTATGCGTAAGTTAGCAGAATTGAAGTAA
- a CDS encoding response regulator transcription factor, which translates to MQSPKTVLIIEDEQDISRIVHDYLRVQGFEPHVSENAGDGMQEILNRQPDFIILDLTLPDADGIEFCRNLRAMTKAPILILSARSSDTDKVLALGFGADDYMTKPFSLTELVARVQAHLRRMADLNSSASTREQLRFGMLSIDRNARKVMVGQQEVTLSAKEFDLLFFLASHPNQVFSKAQLLDQVWGYSAYVEDNTITVYIRRLREKLERCESKRSYITTVWGVGYKFAPDEAE; encoded by the coding sequence ATGCAATCTCCTAAAACCGTACTCATTATTGAGGATGAGCAGGATATCTCGCGGATCGTGCATGATTATTTGCGTGTGCAAGGATTCGAACCACATGTTTCGGAAAATGCCGGCGACGGAATGCAGGAGATCCTTAACCGGCAGCCGGATTTCATTATTCTTGATCTGACGCTGCCTGATGCAGACGGCATCGAATTTTGCCGTAATCTCCGGGCAATGACAAAGGCACCCATTCTTATTCTGAGCGCTCGCAGCAGCGATACCGACAAGGTGCTTGCCCTTGGTTTCGGCGCCGACGATTATATGACCAAGCCCTTCTCGCTCACTGAGCTGGTCGCCCGCGTTCAGGCACATTTGCGGAGGATGGCGGATCTGAACAGCTCGGCATCGACAAGAGAGCAATTGCGGTTCGGTATGCTTTCGATAGACCGCAACGCCCGCAAGGTAATGGTTGGACAGCAGGAAGTCACCCTGTCCGCCAAAGAATTCGATCTGCTGTTCTTTCTCGCTTCACATCCTAACCAAGTGTTTTCCAAAGCACAGCTCCTTGATCAGGTGTGGGGGTATTCCGCTTATGTCGAGGATAATACAATCACGGTTTACATAAGAAGATTGCGTGAAAAATTGGAGCGATGCGAAAGTAAGCGGTCCTATATCACGACAGTATGGGGTGTCGGATATAAGTTCGCGCCCGATGAAGCGGAGTAA
- a CDS encoding PTS transporter subunit IIC — protein MFIDTMNNLFNGFINLGGPAMMFVIITVLSLLVGVSISKSLEGGLRMAVALTGMGAVISLLTSSFAPALEQFVESTGVSLSITDLGWAPLAVITWGSVYTLYFAFVCLVVNFIMLITKMTTTLNVDLFNIWNLSVIGLLTLYYSNQNFILTTLFVMVIYALMLINADVMKPTINKLLDYDDTNITTTAHPSLLIAPVVMIFNKIIDVCLPFIDKYDFNAEVLNKKIGFWGSKFAIGAYLGIFIGLLGQQSAAEIFTLAFTGGVALELFALVGGWFGPAIEPLSNGITKQMSKRLKGRTLLVGIDWPILAPRAELWAVANILAPILLIISIFLPGNKVLPLGGILLTVLAPALLIITKGRVLRMTLIGTVLIPLFLWGATFIAEFVTETSRAMNSIPAGLSANALFSSIDSDPIEKMLAILMGSAVKTMDMKWIGLSIVAVALYLLMFFWYFKQMRKDHAKDLNI, from the coding sequence ATGTTTATTGATACGATGAATAATCTATTTAACGGCTTCATCAATCTCGGCGGACCCGCCATGATGTTTGTCATTATTACTGTGCTTTCGCTGCTTGTCGGCGTATCCATCTCGAAGTCTTTGGAAGGCGGCCTTCGGATGGCCGTTGCGCTGACCGGTATGGGCGCGGTCATTTCACTATTGACCAGCTCCTTTGCTCCTGCGCTCGAGCAGTTCGTTGAATCCACGGGCGTATCCTTGTCAATTACGGACCTTGGCTGGGCACCGCTCGCCGTCATTACTTGGGGTTCTGTGTATACGCTTTACTTTGCTTTTGTCTGCCTGGTTGTCAATTTTATTATGCTGATTACGAAAATGACGACCACATTGAACGTGGATTTATTTAATATTTGGAATTTATCGGTCATTGGGCTGTTAACGCTGTATTACTCGAATCAGAACTTCATTCTCACGACATTGTTTGTCATGGTGATTTATGCCCTGATGCTGATCAATGCCGATGTCATGAAGCCGACGATCAATAAGCTCCTTGATTACGATGATACGAATATCACCACGACAGCGCATCCGAGCTTGTTGATTGCACCTGTTGTGATGATTTTTAATAAAATCATTGACGTGTGTCTTCCATTTATCGATAAGTATGATTTCAATGCCGAGGTTCTGAATAAAAAAATCGGATTCTGGGGCAGCAAGTTTGCCATCGGCGCTTATCTAGGCATCTTTATCGGACTTCTTGGCCAGCAATCGGCTGCCGAGATCTTCACGCTGGCATTTACCGGGGGAGTTGCATTGGAGTTGTTCGCGCTGGTAGGCGGATGGTTCGGGCCTGCCATTGAACCGCTTTCAAACGGCATCACCAAGCAAATGAGCAAGCGCTTGAAAGGCAGAACTCTGCTCGTAGGAATCGATTGGCCGATCCTTGCGCCTAGAGCCGAGCTGTGGGCGGTCGCAAACATTCTGGCACCGATCCTGCTAATAATTTCAATCTTCTTGCCGGGCAACAAAGTGCTTCCGCTCGGAGGCATCCTGTTGACCGTACTGGCCCCTGCCCTGCTGATCATAACGAAAGGCCGGGTATTGCGAATGACCCTCATTGGAACCGTTCTTATTCCTTTGTTCTTATGGGGCGCGACTTTTATCGCGGAATTTGTAACGGAGACGTCCAGAGCCATGAACAGCATTCCGGCGGGCCTGTCTGCAAACGCTCTATTCTCGTCCATTGATTCGGACCCGATCGAGAAAATGCTTGCCATCTTGATGGGCAGTGCCGTGAAGACCATGGATATGAAATGGATCGGGCTTAGCATCGTTGCGGTTGCCCTTTATCTTCTTATGTTCTTCTGGTATTTCAAACAGATGCGCAAGGATCATGCAAAAGATCTGAACATCTAA
- a CDS encoding alpha/beta fold hydrolase, whose translation MDSQQILIRNNVKVTGYGTKALIFAHGFGCDQNMWRFVAPAFEEKYKVVLFDFVGSGKSDIQAYDPNRYHDLNGYAQDILDICSALELKDAILVGHSVGATIGLLASIQRPEYFERLVLIGPSACYMNDLPDYIGGFEREDLVALLDMMDQNYQGWASYLAPVIMGNADRPELSEELELSFCATDPKAARLFAEATFLSDYRQELGKATVPSLILQCSDDVIAPMEAGAFVHQQIKGSEFRLMDATGHCPHLSHPEETIQLINEYLASTEPVPESELHA comes from the coding sequence ATGGATAGCCAACAAATTCTCATCCGAAACAACGTCAAAGTAACGGGCTATGGTACAAAGGCTCTTATATTCGCCCACGGCTTTGGCTGTGATCAGAACATGTGGCGTTTTGTCGCTCCAGCTTTCGAAGAGAAGTATAAGGTGGTATTGTTTGACTTTGTAGGGTCGGGAAAGTCCGATATACAAGCCTATGATCCCAATCGTTATCATGATTTGAACGGCTATGCCCAGGATATCCTGGACATCTGCTCAGCGCTTGAGTTGAAGGATGCTATTCTAGTGGGTCACTCCGTCGGCGCAACGATCGGGTTGCTGGCCTCTATTCAAAGACCGGAGTACTTTGAGCGCCTTGTTCTGATCGGGCCTTCGGCATGTTACATGAACGATCTGCCGGATTACATCGGCGGATTTGAGCGGGAAGATCTGGTTGCGTTATTGGACATGATGGATCAAAATTATCAAGGTTGGGCGAGTTACTTGGCTCCGGTCATAATGGGGAATGCGGACCGGCCGGAATTATCGGAAGAGCTGGAGCTCAGCTTCTGCGCAACGGATCCGAAAGCGGCCCGTCTTTTTGCGGAAGCCACTTTTCTCTCGGATTACCGTCAGGAGCTCGGCAAGGCCACGGTGCCTTCGCTCATCCTGCAATGCTCCGATGATGTAATTGCTCCGATGGAAGCCGGGGCTTTTGTCCACCAGCAGATCAAGGGAAGCGAGTTCCGGCTGATGGATGCAACCGGTCATTGTCCTCACCTCAGCCATCCGGAAGAGACCATTCAGCTCATCAACGAATACCTGGCCTCAACGGAGCCGGTTCCGGAAAGCGAGCTGCACGCCTGA
- a CDS encoding ribokinase: MKKNYDILVVGSINMDVIVNTDRYPAYGDTVFCNSINMTPGGKGANQAVTAAQLNKKTALIGAVGKDSAGSQLLRNLEVKSVDVSHVLEVETSGTGTFVAMIDVRGENTMVGTKGANDHILRKDIEQIFDQLDAKILLVQMETSKESILAAMQEARKRKMFVILDPAPADGIFEEAFQYADLILPNKQETKAITGIDVVDRETALQAAIKLKEMGIPQSVVKMAENGSLVYHNDTPTYIEAIKVQAVDTVGAGDCFAGALASSLLETNDLVEAVKFASVAAGIKVSRSGGQDAIPSLQEVLSYRSTC; encoded by the coding sequence ATGAAGAAGAACTACGATATTTTGGTTGTGGGCAGCATCAATATGGACGTTATCGTGAATACGGACCGATATCCTGCCTATGGGGATACCGTGTTTTGTAACTCGATCAATATGACGCCGGGGGGAAAGGGCGCGAATCAGGCGGTGACGGCTGCTCAGTTGAATAAAAAAACGGCTTTGATCGGCGCAGTCGGCAAAGACAGCGCAGGCAGTCAGCTGCTGAGAAACCTGGAAGTCAAGAGTGTAGATGTCAGTCATGTTCTCGAAGTGGAAACAAGCGGCACGGGGACATTTGTTGCGATGATTGATGTGCGCGGCGAGAATACGATGGTGGGGACCAAAGGGGCGAACGACCACATTTTACGAAAAGATATTGAGCAGATTTTTGATCAGCTCGATGCCAAGATTCTGCTGGTCCAAATGGAAACCAGTAAGGAATCCATTCTGGCCGCGATGCAAGAAGCCCGCAAAAGAAAGATGTTCGTCATTTTGGACCCGGCGCCGGCTGACGGAATATTCGAGGAAGCTTTTCAATATGCAGACCTCATTTTACCGAATAAACAAGAGACCAAAGCCATTACCGGCATCGATGTGGTCGATCGAGAAACTGCGCTGCAGGCTGCGATTAAGCTCAAGGAGATGGGCATCCCTCAATCTGTCGTGAAAATGGCGGAAAACGGCAGCCTCGTCTACCATAATGACACGCCTACCTATATTGAAGCCATCAAAGTCCAAGCCGTTGACACGGTTGGAGCCGGAGATTGCTTTGCGGGAGCACTTGCCAGTTCGCTGCTTGAAACGAACGACCTGGTTGAAGCCGTGAAATTTGCCAGTGTAGCGGCAGGCATCAAGGTTTCCCGATCCGGCGGTCAGGATGCCATCCCATCCTTACAAGAGGTATTGTCTTATCGTTCTACTTGCTAA
- a CDS encoding HAMP domain-containing sensor histidine kinase — protein sequence MDWKTWYSKRRWAAGLSIFIVILSVFWLTLIGPSNQPAPATMVKQIRVLTNPIVHTLEHKHAESLLSDQRLQRKLTEWTQESQVDLKVVLPDGTIVFDGENPPKPRINPRFELDYTLRISDSEPPRYHLAFPLRDAGSHTLTGYAQFSVPASVVASGLPSSDAYSYVPWIMLALALGTLLYLFFSVGRRVQHELVEPIAGLKPYTEAILRGDYEQRAEWTNDNEVGELYAVFDLMREELRNLHIRQTAHNQSHKELITNLSHDLKTPLSTIKAYIEAIREGICPDLPSVMTYLEVVHANASRMSVLVDDLLLHALRDLGQIAVQPVEKYSAPALKPIFSAMAHYIRTLGISCEVPADIPNLLVRMDSVRIEQVVANLVTNALKHTEPGDTIRLAVEEEPETSSLHIIVSDTGSGISPEDMPFIFERYYQGNVSQRTSGQLAERSGVGLGLSICKYIMEAHGGTISFYSQRQQGTTFCLTLPL from the coding sequence ATGGACTGGAAAACCTGGTATTCCAAACGACGCTGGGCTGCCGGACTATCAATCTTCATTGTGATTCTATCGGTCTTCTGGCTCACTTTAATCGGACCCTCAAACCAGCCGGCTCCAGCAACGATGGTGAAGCAAATCCGCGTGTTGACGAATCCGATCGTTCACACCTTGGAACATAAGCATGCGGAATCGCTGCTATCCGATCAAAGGCTCCAACGGAAACTAACCGAATGGACTCAAGAGTCGCAAGTGGACCTCAAGGTTGTGCTTCCTGATGGAACGATAGTCTTTGACGGCGAAAATCCACCCAAACCACGAATCAATCCGCGCTTCGAACTGGACTATACGCTTCGTATTTCCGACAGCGAACCGCCCCGCTATCATCTCGCCTTTCCGCTGCGGGATGCCGGCAGCCATACCCTGACGGGCTACGCTCAATTTTCGGTCCCCGCTTCTGTTGTGGCTTCAGGATTGCCCTCATCCGACGCCTATAGCTATGTGCCATGGATTATGCTGGCTCTGGCGCTTGGAACGCTGCTTTATTTATTCTTCTCCGTCGGACGCCGGGTGCAGCACGAGCTGGTAGAGCCGATTGCCGGACTCAAGCCTTATACGGAAGCCATATTGAGGGGCGACTATGAGCAGCGTGCCGAATGGACGAACGATAACGAAGTCGGGGAGCTCTATGCCGTATTTGATCTCATGCGTGAAGAGCTCCGGAATTTACATATTCGGCAAACCGCCCACAACCAGTCGCATAAAGAACTGATAACCAATCTGTCGCATGACTTAAAAACTCCGCTGTCGACGATCAAAGCATATATTGAGGCGATTCGCGAAGGGATATGCCCCGATCTTCCAAGTGTGATGACTTATCTTGAAGTCGTGCACGCAAATGCGAGCAGAATGTCCGTGCTCGTAGACGATTTATTGCTTCACGCGCTGCGTGATTTGGGACAGATTGCCGTACAGCCGGTCGAGAAATACAGCGCTCCAGCGCTGAAACCTATCTTTAGTGCAATGGCCCATTATATACGAACGTTAGGGATAAGCTGCGAAGTACCGGCTGACATTCCGAACTTGCTTGTCCGCATGGACAGTGTACGGATTGAGCAGGTCGTTGCCAATCTCGTCACGAACGCACTGAAGCATACGGAGCCTGGGGATACGATTCGTTTGGCGGTTGAGGAAGAACCGGAGACATCCTCCTTGCATATCATCGTCTCGGATACAGGCAGCGGGATATCCCCGGAGGATATGCCATTTATCTTTGAACGGTACTACCAGGGTAATGTTTCCCAGCGAACGTCCGGCCAACTGGCCGAACGCTCCGGGGTGGGGCTCGGTTTGTCGATTTGCAAATATATTATGGAGGCGCATGGCGGCACGATCTCTTTTTACAGTCAACGGCAGCAGGGAACTACCTTCTGCTTAACGCTGCCCCTTTAA
- a CDS encoding GNAT family N-acetyltransferase, whose translation MDNSLSPYRLRPFQDQDREACLTIFDSNVPKYFAAEERRDYALYLEKLPGPYFVLENDSGSVIACGGYGADRGNESSAVLCWGMVDRSLHRTGAGTKLLTERLRRISADPQFSIVKLETSPHSRGFFERFGFTALGTIPDGFAPGLDLVKMELDLALASIRRACPDLELHSVEPIGSGQNNVIKLVNAELIFRFPKYKEGTTRLKREADLLSFIADRLPLDVPLPLTCCLDDDAIYRPFICYRKVNGEPLEAERLLQLGHDVLRRLAGQLAGFLRQLHSMNLGDLFKKERSTFDPYAEWEDLYERIQSKLYPDLKPEAREWTDQHFGQFLHAKTASPIVPVLVHGDFGTSNLLFDPYELRICGILDFDEAGIGDPAVDYAALLASYGKSFFKLVLDEHPEVQRMMDRVLFYQGTFALQEALFGLENGDSEAFQAGVETVNSRC comes from the coding sequence ATGGATAATTCATTGTCCCCGTATCGTTTGCGACCCTTTCAGGACCAAGACCGTGAAGCCTGCTTAACTATATTCGACAGCAACGTGCCCAAGTACTTTGCGGCTGAGGAACGGCGGGACTATGCATTGTACTTAGAGAAACTGCCGGGGCCTTATTTTGTGCTGGAGAATGACTCGGGTTCTGTCATTGCCTGCGGCGGGTATGGGGCCGATAGAGGCAATGAAAGCAGCGCCGTTCTATGCTGGGGCATGGTGGATCGGAGCCTGCATCGAACGGGAGCCGGCACGAAGCTTCTGACAGAACGGCTGCGTCGAATCAGCGCCGATCCTCAGTTTTCCATTGTAAAGCTAGAAACCTCCCCCCATAGCCGCGGCTTCTTCGAGCGGTTTGGGTTTACCGCCCTGGGAACAATTCCGGACGGCTTTGCGCCTGGCCTGGACCTTGTCAAAATGGAGCTGGACCTCGCGCTGGCATCCATCCGCCGTGCTTGCCCGGATCTGGAGCTTCATTCCGTGGAACCCATCGGTTCCGGACAAAACAATGTCATCAAGCTCGTCAACGCGGAGCTCATCTTCCGCTTCCCCAAATATAAAGAAGGAACAACCCGTTTGAAGCGTGAAGCCGATCTGTTGAGCTTCATCGCCGATCGCCTCCCGCTGGATGTACCGCTGCCGCTTACATGCTGTTTGGACGATGATGCCATTTACCGGCCCTTCATCTGTTACCGGAAGGTGAACGGGGAACCTTTGGAAGCGGAACGATTGCTGCAGCTCGGGCATGACGTATTACGGCGGCTGGCAGGACAGCTGGCGGGATTCCTGCGCCAATTACATAGCATGAACCTTGGCGATCTCTTTAAAAAGGAGCGATCAACGTTTGACCCATATGCTGAATGGGAGGACTTGTACGAGCGAATCCAGTCCAAGCTGTACCCTGATCTGAAGCCGGAAGCCAGAGAATGGACGGATCAGCATTTCGGACAGTTCCTTCATGCGAAGACCGCCTCCCCGATCGTTCCGGTTTTGGTTCACGGCGATTTTGGCACTTCAAACCTATTGTTTGACCCGTACGAATTACGAATTTGCGGCATATTGGATTTTGATGAAGCCGGTATCGGCGACCCGGCCGTTGACTATGCGGCGCTGCTTGCATCTTATGGGAAGTCCTTTTTCAAGCTTGTACTCGATGAACATCCGGAGGTGCAGCGGATGATGGACCGCGTACTCTTTTACCAGGGCACTTTTGCGTTACAGGAGGCATTATTCGGTTTGGAAAACGGTGATTCGGAAGCCTTTCAAGCCGGAGTGGAGACGGTTAACTCGAGATGTTAG
- a CDS encoding LacI family DNA-binding transcriptional regulator produces MTTIRDVAREAGVSVATVSRIINNKGEASPETIARVEQVIKRLNYKPNLLAKSLSKRTSDLIGLLVPTLNNPFFPELVKEIETAANAEGYNIFLCNSDDQRSKVKYYLDSMVDHYVSGAIINSLHVNADDLAMLEARGIRTITIDRANFEHAYSAVTVDHQLGAWKAANHLICDSGCSNIVFLSGPKDEKSSSDRFAGFRKAVEHAPHPVNTSIVYGDFSMESGYHEIKRYIESGKTFDSIVSSNDAMAIGAIHACNEFHIRMPEQVKIVGYDNISSGSFITPTLTTVDQKKSEIGKIAVQELIRLIQDKNGQSKQYNLEPDLIIRNSSATK; encoded by the coding sequence ATGACAACAATTCGAGATGTAGCAAGAGAAGCAGGGGTTTCTGTAGCGACAGTTTCCAGGATTATCAACAACAAGGGAGAAGCTAGCCCCGAAACGATTGCCCGTGTAGAACAAGTCATTAAACGATTAAATTACAAGCCTAACCTGCTTGCGAAGAGCCTGTCCAAGCGAACTTCGGATTTGATCGGCTTATTGGTGCCTACGCTCAATAACCCGTTCTTCCCGGAGCTGGTAAAGGAGATCGAGACGGCGGCTAATGCGGAGGGCTATAATATTTTCTTGTGCAACAGTGACGACCAGCGCTCCAAGGTCAAATATTACTTGGACTCGATGGTGGACCATTATGTAAGCGGTGCTATTATCAACTCGCTGCATGTCAATGCCGATGACTTGGCGATGCTTGAGGCACGTGGCATCCGGACGATTACGATCGACCGGGCGAATTTCGAGCATGCCTATTCGGCCGTCACGGTGGATCATCAGCTTGGTGCCTGGAAGGCGGCGAATCATCTCATCTGTGATTCCGGATGCAGCAATATCGTTTTTCTATCCGGTCCGAAAGACGAGAAGAGCTCCAGTGATCGCTTTGCCGGTTTCCGGAAAGCGGTGGAGCATGCGCCCCATCCTGTCAATACAAGCATCGTTTACGGTGACTTCAGCATGGAAAGCGGTTATCACGAGATCAAGCGATACATTGAGTCCGGCAAAACGTTTGATAGCATCGTCAGTTCAAATGATGCCATGGCCATCGGAGCGATTCACGCTTGCAATGAATTTCATATACGCATGCCTGAACAAGTAAAAATCGTTGGCTACGATAACATCAGTTCCGGTTCCTTTATTACGCCTACGCTTACGACAGTGGACCAGAAAAAATCGGAGATCGGAAAAATCGCTGTGCAGGAGCTGATAAGGCTGATTCAGGACAAGAACGGGCAATCGAAGCAGTATAACCTGGAACCTGATTTGATCATAAGGAACTCCTCCGCTACGAAGTAA
- a CDS encoding serine/threonine protein phosphatase produces MDERLDHAPCGYLSMDQNRTIRCVNATFSRLLEYEKQGVIGISFESLLTRSSQIFFQIYFLPLIKLNHHIDEMYLMMKTGSGATLPVLLNAVIREREDESVYDCVLIPMLQRKEYEQQIEQAENAYRKAKDELQRIEQELKMKREELATLADPKA; encoded by the coding sequence ATGGATGAACGGTTGGATCACGCGCCTTGCGGCTATTTATCAATGGATCAAAATCGGACGATACGCTGCGTCAACGCTACCTTTTCTCGCTTGTTGGAATATGAAAAACAAGGGGTAATCGGCATCAGCTTTGAATCCCTGCTTACCCGATCCAGCCAAATTTTTTTTCAGATCTATTTTTTGCCGTTAATTAAGCTTAATCATCACATTGACGAGATGTATCTGATGATGAAAACGGGCAGCGGCGCAACCCTTCCCGTGCTTTTAAATGCTGTGATTCGAGAGCGGGAAGATGAATCCGTTTACGATTGCGTCTTAATTCCGATGCTGCAGAGGAAGGAATACGAGCAGCAGATTGAACAAGCCGAGAACGCGTATCGGAAAGCGAAAGATGAATTACAACGCATTGAGCAGGAGCTTAAAATGAAAAGGGAGGAGCTAGCAACATTAGCTGATCCCAAGGCCTAG